A single genomic interval of Gossypium raimondii isolate GPD5lz chromosome 11, ASM2569854v1, whole genome shotgun sequence harbors:
- the LOC105801793 gene encoding BAHD acyltransferase DCR, which produces MFLLLFVATIFVSQHQIKIIKEMAGVEAGKEEEATAVRITGKSHVKPGKLIGRKECQLVTFDLPYLAFYYNQKLLFYKNDGCGEFEDKVEKLKEGLRVVLEEFYQLGGKLGKDDDEVLRVDYDDDMDGVEVVEAVAEGITVDELTGDDGTSSFKELIPFNGVLNLEGLHRPLLSIQLTKLKDGIAMGCAFNHAVLDGTSTWHFMSSWAQICNGTSSSVVVPPFLDRTKARNTRVKLDLSPVVSCNGDDATKQGPPAPQMREKLFRFSEAAVDKIKSRANSTPPPSDGSKPFSTFQSLAVHIWRHVSQARNLKPEDYTVFTVFADCRKRVDPPMPDSYFGNLIQAIFTATAAGLLLENPPSFGALVIQKAIESHDAKAIDERNKAWEAAPKIFQFKDAGVNCVAVGSSPRFKVYEVDFGWGKPVGVRSGSNNRFDGMVYLYQGKSGGRSIDVEITMEAQAMEKLEKDKEFLMEV; this is translated from the coding sequence AtgtttcttcttctatttgTAGCCACAATCTTTGTATCTCAGCACCAAATAAAGATCATAAAGGAAATGGCAGGCGTAGAAGCAGGGAAGGAGGAGGAGGCGACCGCTGTGAGAATCACCGGAAAAAGCCACGTCAAGCCGGGAAAGTTGATAGGAAGAAAAGAGTGTCAGTTGGTCACCTTTGATCTCCCCTACCTGGCTTTCTATTATAACCAGAAGCTGTTGTTTTACAAGAACGACGGTTGTGGTGAGTTCGAGGACAAGGTTGAAAAGCTCAAGGAAGGGCTGAGGGTGGTGTTAGAGGAGTTTTATCAGCTAGGAGGTAAGCTCGGGAAAGATGACGATGAGGTTCTTAGAGTTGATTATGACGATGATATGGATGGTGTTGAAGTGGTGGAAGCCGTGGCAGAGGGGATTACCGTCGATGAATTGACGGGTGATGATGGTACGAGCTCATTTAAGGAATTGATACCTTTTAATGGCGTCTTGAACTTGGAGGGTCTTCACAGGCCTCTTTTGTCCATACAGTTGACGAAGTTGAAAGATGGTATCGCAATGGGGTGTGCTTTCAACCATGCCGTCCTCGACGGAACCTCCACTTGGCATTTTATGAGCTCTTGGGCTCAAATCTGTAACGGTACTTCGAGCTCCGTCGTTGTGCCGCCGTTTCTTGATCGGACCAAAGCTCGAAACACCCGCGTGAAGCTCGACCTCAGTCCGGTCGTTTCTTGCAACGGCGACGACGCCACCAAACAAGGCCCGCCGGCGCCGCAGATGAGGGAGAAACTCTTCCGTTTTTCCGAAGCCGCCGTCGATAAGATCAAATCGAGAGCTAATTCAACCCCACCACCGTCCGATGGCTCTAAACCGTTCTCGACTTTCCAATCTCTAGCTGTCCACATTTGGCGACACGTATCCCAAGCACGTAACCTCAAACCCGAAGACTACACGGTTTTTACTGTCTTCGCCGATTGTCGTAAAAGGGTTGATCCACCGATGCCCGACAGTTACTTCGGAAACTTGATTCAAGCCATCTTCACCGCCACAGCGGCCGGGTTGTTATTGGAAAACCCACCGTCATTCGGAGCTTTAGTGATACAAAAAGCTATAGAATCCCACGACGCTAAAGCCATCGATGAACGTAACAAGGCATGGGAAGCAGCGCCGAAGATTTTCCAGTTCAAAGACGCCGGTGTCAACTGTGTAGCGGTCGGAAGCTCACCGAGGTTTAAAGTTTACGAAGTGGATTTCGGGTGGGGAAAGCCGGTAGGGGTGAGGAGTGGATCCAACAACAGGTTCGATGGAATGGTGTATTTGTATCAAGGGAAGAGCGGTGGCCGGAGCATTGACGTTGAAATCACCATGGAAGCTCAAGCTATGGAGAAATTGGAGAAGGATAAAGAGTTTTTAATGGAAGTATAG